The genome window ATATTATGTTTAAAAGAGATGTTAAGTAATTTAGAAGAGAAAGTTGAAATAATTAATTTAAAAGAAATGAAAGTTTATTTTATAAAAATAAAAAATCCTTTGGACCAAAAAGAAATAGCAGAAACATATGATAAATTACAAAGATTAGGGAATAAAAATAATATAGAGGAAATAATTTATATATCAGAAGTAAAAAAACATGATTTGTACGAAGGATCAGAATTACCACTAAGTAAAATTGGTATTTTAGTTCCAGATAATCAATCAATAGCAGGTGAAGAAGTTTTAAAAAGCAAAATTTGTGTTATGTTAAAGCATAAAACTACTTTTGACATGATAAAGTTGACTTATGAAAATTTGTATCGTTTTATAAAAGATAATAAGTTTGAAATTGAAGGAAACTCTATTGAAGTGGGAAATGAGGTTGTGGTGCCATTTGAAAATGGCTTTGGAGGGATAATAGATATATATATTCCTATAAAAAAATTTGAAAAATAGTAAAAATTAAGATATTCTATAAGGTAGCAAGGAAGTAAAGAGGAGAAAAAACATGGATGCAAAAAAATCAAGAAGAAAAAAAGCTATGGGCTTAGAAGGTGTTGTATGTATAGCAATACTTTCGACATTAATCTATTTAACATCTAGTAAGATGGGTGGAATCAATATGATTAATACAATTATAAAAACAGCCCATGATTTACTGTTAAATACAGTGTTCTTTATAATGGGAGTATCAGTTATTGCAGGAGCATTTGCAGGAATTTTATCAGAATTTGGAGTAATTGCAATATTAAATAAATTACTATCACCACTAATGAAACCATTATATAGATTACCTGGGGCGGCAGCTTTAGGAGTTTTGACTACATATATTTCAGATAATCCAGCTATTTTAAGTTTGTCAGCAGATAAAGGATTTACTAAATATTTTAAGAAATATCAATTACCAGCTTTAACAAATTTAGGAACTTCTTTTGGAATGGGATTTATAGTTTCTACATTTATGATAGCTCAAAGTGGTAGTATGAATGAAAATCTTGTATTTCCAGTTGTTCTAGGAAATTTAGGAGCTTTTGTAGGTAGTATAGTAAGTGTTAATCTAATGATTAATTTTACAAAAAAGATTTTTAATGAAAAAAAAGAATCTTTAGAAGATGAATCTGCAGATTCAGATTTCTTTGAATATAGAGATATAAGAGATGGAAATGTATTGGAAAGATTATTAGAAGCTTTATTAGAAGGAGGAAAAAATGGAGTACAAATGGGAATGGAAATAATTCCAGGAGTTTTAATAATTTGTACAACAGTTTTATTGCTAACTAATGGACCAGGACCGCAAGGTTATACAGGTGAAGCTTATCAAGGAATTGCATTGCTACCTTATATAGGTGAAAAACTACAATTTATTTTAAAGCCACTTTTTGGATTTACAAGTGCAAAAGCTTTGGCATTTCCAATAACATCTTTAGGAGCCGTAGGAGCTGCATTAGGGTTGGTTCCTAGATTTATCAATGATGGAGCGATAACATCTAGAGAAATTGCAGTATTTACAGCTATGGGAATGACATGGAGTGGATATTTAAGTACTCACGTGGCAATGATGGATAGTTTAGGTTATAGAAGATTAACAGGAAAAGCTATATTTAGTCATACAATTGGTGGAATAGTTGCTGGAGTAGTAGCTAATATTCTTTATACAGTTTTTATGTAGTTTAATTATTAAAGGAGATCAACTATGAAAAATTATAAGATTGATTTACATATTCATACAAATGTGAATCCTCATGCATTTAGTACATTAGAAGAAAATATAGGTGCAGCTTCTAAAAAAGGAATGGAAGTTATCGCAATAACTAATCATGGACCAGCTTTGCAAGATACTCCACATTGGTGGCATCTTGTTAATATTGCTATTTTACCAAAGCAAATAGAAGGGGTAAGAGTTATAAAAGGTGTAGAGGCTAATATTTTAAATGAAAATGGAAAGTTAGATATAAATCAAAAAATTTATGAAAATATGGAGTTAATTTTAGCAGGATTCCATGTTGTAGATGAATATGGAAACATAGATGATATCGAGAAAAATACACAAGCTATATTGAGTTTGATAAAAAAGCAAAAAGCTGATATAATAGTGCATCTGGGAAATCCAATTTTTCCAGTAGACTATGAAAAAATAGTGAAGGCAGCTAAAGAAAATAACGTGGCGTTAGAAGTTAATAACACCTCTTTAGGAACAATTACAAGAGTTGGTTCAAAGAAAAATTGTAAAAAAATGTTAGAACTAGCTAAAAAAGAGAGATGCTACATAGCTTTAGGAACAGATGCTCATTATTCAGGTCACATAGGAGAG of Cetobacterium somerae ATCC BAA-474 contains these proteins:
- a CDS encoding GyrI-like domain-containing protein, with the protein product ILCLKEMLSNLEEKVEIINLKEMKVYFIKIKNPLDQKEIAETYDKLQRLGNKNNIEEIIYISEVKKHDLYEGSELPLSKIGILVPDNQSIAGEEVLKSKICVMLKHKTTFDMIKLTYENLYRFIKDNKFEIEGNSIEVGNEVVVPFENGFGGIIDIYIPIKKFEK
- a CDS encoding CD0519/CD1768 family membrane protein, with product MDAKKSRRKKAMGLEGVVCIAILSTLIYLTSSKMGGINMINTIIKTAHDLLLNTVFFIMGVSVIAGAFAGILSEFGVIAILNKLLSPLMKPLYRLPGAAALGVLTTYISDNPAILSLSADKGFTKYFKKYQLPALTNLGTSFGMGFIVSTFMIAQSGSMNENLVFPVVLGNLGAFVGSIVSVNLMINFTKKIFNEKKESLEDESADSDFFEYRDIRDGNVLERLLEALLEGGKNGVQMGMEIIPGVLIICTTVLLLTNGPGPQGYTGEAYQGIALLPYIGEKLQFILKPLFGFTSAKALAFPITSLGAVGAALGLVPRFINDGAITSREIAVFTAMGMTWSGYLSTHVAMMDSLGYRRLTGKAIFSHTIGGIVAGVVANILYTVFM
- a CDS encoding phosphatase; this translates as MKNYKIDLHIHTNVNPHAFSTLEENIGAASKKGMEVIAITNHGPALQDTPHWWHLVNIAILPKQIEGVRVIKGVEANILNENGKLDINQKIYENMELILAGFHVVDEYGNIDDIEKNTQAILSLIKKQKADIIVHLGNPIFPVDYEKIVKAAKENNVALEVNNTSLGTITRVGSKKNCKKMLELAKKERCYIALGTDAHYSGHIGEFQRAIELLEEVDYPEELIINSSRETFDKFLKLRQELRTKEVNS